The Alphaproteobacteria bacterium genome contains the following window.
ACTTATGATTGGCACCATCCTGATCCATGATTGCAAGGCGTTTGATGCGGCGCTTCGCGGGGCCGGACTCGGCCACATATACTACGCGGGTGTCAAAATATCCATTTTCCCCGGTCACGCGCTTATAGATTTCGTCGGCAATTAAATGTGCCACACGACGCCAGTTATTAGTGAGGGTGTTAAATTCTTTGCCGGTTAATTGTTGCTCGCCCAACGTGTCCCACAGGCGGAAAGTAACTTTCACCTGTCCACTGGCGGCGTTTTCGATAGTACCGGAGACCAGCAGCTCAGATTTGATCATGCGCCAATCGGCAAAGCGTGGCAATGCCATTCCGCTTTCATTAATATAGGCTGCGGGGTCGGTAATGCGAAACAGTCCGGAACGCTCCAAATCGGCGGCTACTACTTCCATGATCTCGCGCCCCATGCTTGCTGAGCTATCAACCCCTGTCAGGGCTGGAACGGCAATTGGAATGGGGGTGGGATTAGGATCGGTAAGCAATACTTTTTTATACGCATCTTGCGCCACAGCAGACTGGGTAGCTATACAAAGAATGATGCATGCAATAAATGCCTGAAGAGTATAAGAAAAACGGCGGATCATAAGAGCAGCTTCTATGGTTGGTTGTTGTCTCGTTTCATACGAAGTCCTACAGTCTTAATACAGCTCGCAGGTAACGTCAAAATGTTTCCTTGCACGAATTCGTCTCGCTTGCGGGCATGGCTGGCGCAGCACTCCGCTAAACGCGGTTTTTAGCCTGTTCCGCCACCTATGCCCGCAGCGAGTGCGAAGTTTAAACCAGATGTGATGTAAAAATAGTATATGAAGCTGGCTTGTAGCCTATAATTGCACTGTTATATATAAAAGCACAGCGCATTGATAAGACTCTGGTTGAAAAGCAGCGATATTTGACGTAAACCAATAACATCCATTACCGCAAAGCAAAAAAAGGATTACCATGGCTGGGCATTCACAGTTTAAAAATATTATGCACCGTAAAGGCGCGCAGGATAAAAAACGGGCGAAAATCTTTACTAAGCTTACCCGCGAAATTATTACCGCTGCAAAAATGGGGATGCCTGATCCGGCAATGAACCCCCGATTGCGGGCAGCGATTTTGGCGGCGCGCAAAGAAAACATGCCCAAAGATCGTATCGATGCGGCAGTTAAGCGTGGCGCGGGTGGTACCGATACCGATAATTTTGAAGAAATGCGCTATGAGGGCTATGGCCCAAATGGAGTAGCGGTGATTGTAGAGGCACTTACCGACAACCGTAACCGGACTGCCGCTGAAGTACGGGCGATATTTAATAAATTCGGGGGTAATCTGGGCGAAACCGGCAGTGTGCAATTCAGCTTTAACCGCATTGGCAGGATCGTGTATTTAAAAGACACTGCCGCAGATGACACGATGTTTGAAGCTGCGCTGGAGGCAGGCGCCGAGAATGTGGAAAGTGGAGAAACCCACGAAATAACTACCGCGCCGGATGATTTGCATGAAGTGTCCAGCGCGTTAGAAGAAAAGTTTGGTGAAGCCGAAGAGTCAAAACTTGCGTGGGTGCCCACCAATACGGTGGATCTGGATGAAGATCAGGCTTCTACCATGATGAAATTGATTGATGCACTTGAAGATAACGATGATGTGCAGGACGTTTCGTCAAACTTTGAAATTTCCGACGAAATCATGGAAAAACTCAGCGCGTG
Protein-coding sequences here:
- the tolB gene encoding Tol-Pal system protein TolB (forms dimers; may be involved in cell envelope integrity; interacts with outer membrane proteins and with the C-terminal domain of inner membrane protein TolA), with protein sequence MIRRFSYTLQAFIACIILCIATQSAVAQDAYKKVLLTDPNPTPIPIAVPALTGVDSSASMGREIMEVVAADLERSGLFRITDPAAYINESGMALPRFADWRMIKSELLVSGTIENAASGQVKVTFRLWDTLGEQQLTGKEFNTLTNNWRRVAHLIADEIYKRVTGENGYFDTRVVYVAESGPAKRRIKRLAIMDQDGANHKFLTDGRDLVLTPRFSPTSQEILYMSYQGKTPKVYLRDLQTGREEIVGSFEGMSFAPRFSDDGNRIIMSIAKNGVTNIFDMDLRTRKMRQLTTGNAIDTSPSYSPDGNKIVFN
- a CDS encoding YebC/PmpR family DNA-binding transcriptional regulator, producing MAGHSQFKNIMHRKGAQDKKRAKIFTKLTREIITAAKMGMPDPAMNPRLRAAILAARKENMPKDRIDAAVKRGAGGTDTDNFEEMRYEGYGPNGVAVIVEALTDNRNRTAAEVRAIFNKFGGNLGETGSVQFSFNRIGRIVYLKDTAADDTMFEAALEAGAENVESGETHEITTAPDDLHEVSSALEEKFGEAEESKLAWVPTNTVDLDEDQASTMMKLIDALEDNDDVQDVSSNFEISDEIMEKLSA